Proteins encoded together in one Variovorax paradoxus window:
- a CDS encoding VanZ family protein — MSTVEKQQHKSAALPLALAYAALIVYASLYPFADWRDQGIAPWAYLSASWPKYWTGFDLAVNVAGYVPFGFLCALAVLRTRQDASGWRAMLRATLAGAALAFAMETLQSYLPARIPSNVDLGLNTSGALLGAMLAAGLERLGAVAHWSRTRSQWFVEDSRGALVLLALWPFALLFPAAVTFGLGQVFERLEVAISEWLLDTPFIDWMPLRQFELEPLVPAAELLCVMLGALVPCLLAFLVTRTVVRRAVLLPLTLLAGIGASALSAALSYGPEHAWAWLGLPVQVGIATALVAGMLLLGAPRRLCAALLLVGLVIQLSLLNQAPESAYFAQTLATWEQGRFIRFHGLAQWLGWLWPFAVLAYVVAALSRRSKAAA, encoded by the coding sequence GTGTCCACGGTGGAGAAGCAGCAGCACAAGTCCGCCGCGCTGCCCCTTGCGCTCGCCTATGCGGCGTTGATCGTCTATGCCAGCCTGTACCCTTTTGCGGACTGGCGCGACCAGGGCATCGCCCCCTGGGCCTACCTGTCGGCGTCGTGGCCCAAATACTGGACGGGCTTTGATCTTGCGGTCAATGTGGCCGGCTACGTTCCCTTTGGGTTCCTCTGCGCGCTGGCCGTGCTGCGTACCCGGCAGGACGCCAGCGGCTGGCGAGCGATGCTGCGCGCCACCCTGGCCGGCGCGGCGCTGGCCTTTGCCATGGAGACGCTGCAAAGCTATCTGCCGGCGCGCATTCCTTCCAATGTGGACCTGGGTTTGAACACGTCCGGCGCCCTTCTGGGAGCCATGCTGGCCGCGGGGCTGGAGCGCCTGGGAGCCGTGGCGCACTGGAGCCGCACGCGCTCGCAGTGGTTTGTCGAAGATTCGCGCGGTGCTCTGGTGCTGCTGGCGTTGTGGCCGTTCGCTCTTCTTTTTCCGGCGGCGGTGACGTTCGGGCTGGGCCAGGTGTTCGAGCGGCTGGAGGTCGCGATCTCCGAGTGGCTGCTCGACACGCCATTCATCGACTGGATGCCGCTGCGCCAGTTCGAGCTCGAGCCGCTGGTGCCGGCGGCCGAGTTGCTCTGTGTGATGCTCGGCGCACTGGTGCCGTGCCTGCTGGCTTTTCTGGTGACGCGCACAGTCGTGCGGCGTGCCGTGCTGCTGCCGCTCACGCTGCTGGCAGGCATCGGCGCGTCGGCGTTGTCGGCGGCGCTGAGTTATGGGCCGGAGCATGCGTGGGCCTGGCTGGGCCTGCCGGTGCAGGTGGGCATTGCAACGGCGCTTGTCGCCGGCATGCTGTTGCTGGGAGCGCCGCGCCGCTTGTGCGCCGCCTTGCTGCTGGTGGGGTTGGTGATCCAGCTGAGTCTTTTGAACCAGGCGCCCGAAAGTGCCTACTTCGCACAGACGCTCGCAACCTGGGAGCAGGGGCGCTTCATCCGTTTTCACGGCCTGGCGCAGTGGCTGGGCTGGCTCTGGCCTTTTGCGGTGCTTGCCTATGTGGTGGCTGCGCTGTCGCGGCGAAGCAAGGCCGCAGCCTGA
- a CDS encoding (2Fe-2S) ferredoxin domain-containing protein, producing the protein MPSSNSAAPRGYYGRHIFFCLNERKNGEDSCALHNAQQGFDRCKAKVKEAGLAGPGKVRVNKAGCLDRCAGGPVAVVYPEAVWYTFVDTDDIDEIVESHLKNGEVVERLLLPPDVGR; encoded by the coding sequence ATGCCCAGTTCCAACTCTGCCGCACCGCGCGGCTACTACGGCCGCCATATCTTCTTCTGCCTGAACGAGCGCAAGAACGGGGAAGACAGCTGCGCCCTGCACAACGCGCAGCAGGGCTTCGACCGCTGCAAGGCAAAGGTAAAAGAAGCAGGGCTGGCCGGACCGGGCAAGGTGCGGGTCAACAAGGCCGGCTGCCTCGACCGCTGTGCTGGCGGGCCGGTGGCGGTGGTTTACCCGGAAGCGGTCTGGTACACCTTTGTCGATACCGATGACATCGACGAAATCGTCGAGTCGCATCTGAAGAACGGTGAAGTAGTCGAGCGGCTTCTGCTGCCTCCGGATGTGGGCCGCTGA
- a CDS encoding alpha/beta hydrolase, with amino-acid sequence MNSQTEKIRLQGPAGVIEVQRDLPADASRGIAVIAHPHPLFGGTMDNKVVQTLARAFVSCGWTAVRFNFRGVGASEGVHDEGRGECEDMLNVVSQLAAEGPLAIAGFSFGAFVASCAAEKLWASRDVRQLVLVGTAASRFSVAALPMEAHERTLVVHGEADDTVPLAAVMDWARPQSLPVTVVPGGGHFFHGQLPLLKSLVVRHLRAGAA; translated from the coding sequence ATGAATTCCCAGACCGAAAAGATCCGTCTCCAAGGCCCCGCCGGCGTTATCGAGGTTCAGCGCGATCTGCCGGCCGACGCTTCGCGCGGCATCGCGGTCATCGCTCATCCCCATCCGCTGTTCGGCGGCACCATGGACAATAAGGTGGTCCAGACCCTCGCCCGTGCGTTTGTCTCCTGCGGCTGGACGGCGGTGCGCTTCAACTTTCGCGGCGTGGGCGCGAGCGAAGGCGTGCACGACGAGGGGCGCGGCGAGTGCGAGGACATGCTGAATGTGGTGAGCCAGCTTGCCGCAGAAGGGCCGTTGGCCATTGCCGGGTTTTCTTTCGGTGCCTTCGTTGCAAGCTGCGCGGCCGAAAAGCTCTGGGCTTCGCGCGACGTGCGGCAGCTTGTGCTGGTGGGAACGGCGGCTTCGCGCTTCTCGGTGGCCGCGCTGCCAATGGAGGCGCATGAGCGCACGCTGGTGGTCCACGGCGAAGCCGATGACACGGTGCCGCTCGCGGCTGTCATGGACTGGGCTCGGCCGCAGTCACTTCCTGTCACGGTTGTTCCCGGGGGCGGCCATTTCTTTCACGGACAATTGCCGCTGCTCAAGAGCTTGGTCGTGCGCCATTTGCGCGCCGGCGCCGCATGA
- a CDS encoding D-alanyl-D-alanine carboxypeptidase family protein: protein MNRFFDAFRALVLAAAASVCMIAAAQVPAPPEIAARSYLLLDVTANQILAQKDIDSPVEPASLTKLMSAYIVFDALRAKKITLTQTFPVSQRAWKMPGSRMFIDPKMQVPVEDLIKGLIVQSGNDATVALAEGVGGTVEHFVELMNAQAKALGMKNTSYKNPEGLTAPGHTTTARDLSILATRLVRDFPEEAKYYAIKKYRYPGTPSTNDTNRNLLLFRDPTVDGLKTGHTEAAGYCMIATAKRDFPNLTGGRRLLSIVLGTSGETVRANESQKLLNWGYTAYDAVRLFDAGQPAATPAVWKGKVNTLKLGRPEAIVVAVPAGTASKIKTQVARPEPLVAPFTKYQPVGSLKVTLDDQPLADVPLVALEGVEQAGVFGRAWDAVRLWIK, encoded by the coding sequence ATGAATCGTTTCTTTGACGCATTTCGCGCGCTGGTGCTTGCCGCCGCCGCATCGGTTTGCATGATCGCCGCCGCCCAGGTGCCGGCGCCGCCCGAAATTGCCGCGCGCAGCTACCTGCTGCTCGACGTCACCGCCAACCAGATCCTTGCGCAGAAAGACATCGACAGCCCCGTCGAACCCGCCTCGCTCACCAAGCTGATGTCGGCATACATCGTGTTCGACGCCCTGCGCGCCAAGAAGATCACGCTGACCCAGACCTTTCCGGTGAGCCAGCGCGCCTGGAAGATGCCGGGCTCGCGCATGTTCATCGATCCCAAGATGCAGGTGCCCGTCGAAGACCTGATCAAGGGGCTGATCGTGCAGTCGGGCAACGACGCCACCGTGGCGCTGGCCGAGGGCGTGGGCGGTACCGTGGAGCACTTTGTCGAACTCATGAACGCCCAGGCCAAGGCGCTTGGCATGAAGAACACGAGCTACAAGAACCCCGAAGGCCTGACCGCGCCCGGCCACACCACCACGGCCCGCGACCTGAGCATTCTTGCAACGCGCCTGGTGCGCGACTTTCCCGAAGAAGCCAAGTACTACGCCATCAAGAAGTACCGCTACCCCGGCACGCCTTCCACCAACGACACCAACCGCAACCTGTTGCTGTTTCGCGACCCTACCGTCGACGGCCTGAAGACCGGCCATACCGAGGCGGCCGGCTACTGCATGATTGCCACCGCCAAGCGCGACTTTCCCAACCTCACCGGCGGCCGCCGCCTGCTGTCGATCGTGCTGGGCACCTCGGGTGAAACCGTGCGCGCCAACGAGTCGCAAAAGCTGCTGAACTGGGGCTACACCGCCTACGACGCCGTCCGGCTGTTCGATGCGGGGCAGCCGGCCGCCACGCCGGCGGTCTGGAAGGGCAAGGTCAACACGCTCAAGCTCGGCCGGCCGGAAGCCATCGTGGTCGCGGTACCTGCTGGTACCGCCAGCAAGATCAAGACGCAGGTGGCTCGTCCGGAGCCGCTGGTGGCGCCGTTCACCAAGTACCAGCCGGTGGGCTCGCTCAAGGTCACTTTGGATGACCAACCCCTGGCCGACGTGCCGCTGGTGGCGCTCGAAGGTGTCGAGCAGGCGGGCGTCTTTGGCCGCGCCTGGGACGCCGTTCGCCTCTGGATCAAGTGA
- the rpsL gene encoding 30S ribosomal protein S12 — MPTINQLVRQGRTVEKINSKSPAMQNSPQRRGVCTRVYTTTPKKPNSALRKVAKVRLTNGFEVISYIGGEGHNLQEHSVVLVRGGRVKDLPGVRYHIVRGSLDLQGVKDRKQSRSKYGAKRPKKA, encoded by the coding sequence ATGCCAACCATCAATCAACTGGTGCGTCAGGGTCGAACGGTCGAAAAGATCAATTCGAAGAGCCCTGCCATGCAGAACTCGCCGCAACGCCGCGGTGTCTGCACCCGCGTCTACACCACGACGCCAAAGAAGCCCAACTCGGCGCTTCGTAAAGTTGCCAAGGTCCGTCTGACCAATGGCTTCGAAGTCATTTCCTACATCGGCGGCGAAGGCCACAACCTGCAGGAACACAGCGTCGTGCTGGTTCGCGGCGGTCGTGTCAAGGACTTGCCCGGTGTTCGCTACCACATCGTGCGCGGTTCGCTCGACTTGCAAGGCGTGAAAGACCGCAAGCAGTCGCGCTCCAAGTACGGCGCCAAGCGTCCCAAGAAGGCTTAA
- the rpsG gene encoding 30S ribosomal protein S7: MPRRREVPKREILPDPKYGNVELSKFMNVIMEGGKKAIAERIIYGALDFIEKKNPDKDPLEAFTVAINNVKPMVEVKSRRVGGANYQVPVEVRPVRRLALSMRWIKEAARKRGEKSMALRLANELMEATEGRGGAMKKRDEVHRMAEANRAFSHFRF, from the coding sequence ATGCCACGTCGTCGCGAAGTCCCCAAACGTGAAATCCTGCCGGATCCCAAGTACGGCAATGTCGAGCTGTCGAAATTCATGAACGTGATCATGGAAGGCGGCAAGAAGGCGATCGCCGAGCGCATCATCTACGGTGCACTCGACTTCATCGAAAAGAAGAACCCTGACAAGGACCCGCTCGAAGCTTTCACCGTTGCCATCAACAACGTGAAGCCGATGGTCGAAGTCAAGTCGCGCCGCGTGGGCGGTGCCAACTACCAGGTGCCGGTCGAAGTGCGTCCCGTGCGCCGTCTGGCGCTCTCGATGCGCTGGATCAAGGAAGCCGCTCGCAAGCGCGGCGAAAAGTCGATGGCCCTGCGTTTGGCCAACGAACTGATGGAAGCCACGGAAGGCCGTGGCGGCGCCATGAAGAAGCGCGACGAAGTGCACCGCATGGCAGAAGCCAACCGCGCTTTCAGCCACTTCCGCTTCTAA
- the fusA gene encoding elongation factor G, which translates to MSRKTPIERYRNIGISAHIDAGKTTTTERILFYTGVNHKIGEVHDGAATMDWMEQEQERGITITSAATTCFWKGMAGKFDEHRINIIDTPGHVDFTIEVERSMRVLDGAVMVYDAVGGVQPQSETVWRQANKYKVPRLAFVNKMDRTGADFLRVRQMMVDRLKANPVVIQIPIGAEEHFQGIVDLVKMKAIIWDEDKGVTFTYGEIPANLTDVCNEYREKLVEAAAEASEELMNKYLEGNELTEEEIKKALRQRTIAGEIQPMLCGSAFKNKGVQAMLDAVVEYMPSPLDIPPVAGLDEDEAPVTRKADDNEKFSALAFKLMTDPFVGQLTFVRVYSGVLTKGDSVYNPVRGKKERIGRIVQMHANNREEVNEIRAGDIAACVGLKEVTTGETLCDPAAIVTLERMVFPESVISQAVEPKTKADQEKMGIALQRLAQEDPSFRVKTDEESGQTIIAGMGELHLEIIVDRMKREFGVEANVGKPQVAYRETIRKTVEEAEGKFVRQSGGKGQYGHVVLKLEPQEAGKGFEFVDAIKGGVVPREYIPAVEKGVVEALTQGVLAGYPVVDVKVTLHFGSYHDVDSNEMAFKMAAIFGFKEGARKANPVILEPMMAVEVETPEDYAGNVMGDLSSRRGMVQGMDDMVGGGKAIKAEVPLSEMFGYSTTLRSMSQGRATYTMEFKHYAEAPRNVAEAIVAARAK; encoded by the coding sequence ATGTCCCGCAAGACCCCCATCGAGCGCTACCGCAACATCGGCATCTCCGCGCACATCGACGCCGGCAAGACCACGACGACCGAGCGCATCCTGTTCTACACCGGTGTGAACCACAAGATCGGTGAAGTGCACGATGGCGCCGCCACGATGGACTGGATGGAGCAAGAGCAAGAGCGTGGCATCACGATCACCTCGGCTGCCACCACCTGCTTCTGGAAGGGCATGGCCGGCAAGTTCGACGAACACCGCATCAACATCATCGACACCCCCGGCCACGTGGACTTCACCATTGAAGTCGAGCGCTCGATGCGCGTGCTGGACGGTGCCGTGATGGTGTATGACGCCGTTGGCGGCGTGCAGCCCCAGTCGGAAACCGTCTGGCGCCAGGCCAACAAGTACAAGGTTCCGCGCCTCGCGTTCGTCAACAAGATGGACCGCACCGGCGCCGACTTCCTGCGCGTGCGCCAGATGATGGTCGACCGCCTGAAGGCCAACCCCGTCGTGATCCAGATCCCGATCGGTGCCGAAGAGCACTTCCAGGGCATCGTCGACCTCGTGAAGATGAAGGCCATCATCTGGGACGAAGACAAGGGCGTGACCTTCACCTACGGTGAAATCCCCGCGAACCTGACCGACGTCTGCAACGAATACCGCGAAAAGCTCGTCGAAGCCGCTGCCGAAGCGAGCGAAGAGCTGATGAACAAGTACCTCGAAGGCAATGAGCTGACCGAGGAAGAAATCAAGAAGGCCCTGCGCCAGCGCACCATCGCCGGTGAAATCCAGCCGATGCTGTGCGGCTCTGCCTTCAAGAACAAGGGCGTGCAGGCCATGCTCGACGCCGTCGTCGAATACATGCCGTCGCCGCTGGATATTCCTCCGGTTGCCGGCCTCGACGAAGACGAAGCGCCCGTGACCCGCAAGGCTGACGACAACGAGAAGTTCTCTGCGCTCGCATTCAAGCTGATGACCGACCCGTTCGTGGGCCAGTTGACCTTCGTGCGCGTCTATTCGGGCGTGCTGACCAAGGGCGACAGCGTCTACAACCCGGTGCGCGGCAAGAAAGAGCGTATCGGCCGTATCGTGCAGATGCACGCGAACAACCGCGAAGAAGTCAACGAAATCCGCGCCGGCGACATCGCCGCATGCGTGGGCCTGAAGGAAGTCACCACGGGCGAAACCCTGTGCGATCCGGCAGCCATCGTGACGCTCGAGCGCATGGTGTTCCCTGAGTCGGTGATCTCGCAGGCCGTCGAGCCCAAGACCAAGGCCGACCAGGAAAAGATGGGTATCGCCCTGCAGCGTCTTGCTCAGGAAGACCCCTCGTTCCGCGTCAAGACCGACGAAGAATCGGGCCAGACCATCATTGCCGGCATGGGCGAACTCCACCTCGAAATCATCGTGGACCGCATGAAGCGCGAGTTCGGCGTGGAAGCCAACGTGGGCAAGCCGCAGGTGGCTTACCGCGAAACCATCCGCAAGACCGTCGAAGAAGCCGAAGGCAAATTCGTTCGCCAGTCGGGCGGCAAGGGCCAGTACGGCCACGTCGTGCTCAAGCTCGAGCCGCAGGAAGCCGGCAAGGGCTTCGAATTCGTCGACGCCATCAAGGGCGGTGTGGTTCCTCGCGAATACATCCCCGCGGTGGAAAAGGGCGTTGTCGAAGCGCTGACGCAAGGCGTGCTGGCGGGCTACCCCGTCGTGGACGTCAAGGTCACGCTGCACTTCGGTTCGTACCACGACGTGGACTCGAACGAAATGGCGTTCAAGATGGCCGCGATCTTCGGTTTCAAGGAAGGCGCCCGCAAGGCCAACCCGGTCATCCTCGAGCCGATGATGGCCGTGGAAGTCGAAACGCCCGAAGACTACGCCGGCAACGTGATGGGCGACCTGTCCTCACGCCGCGGCATGGTGCAGGGCATGGACGACATGGTCGGTGGCGGCAAGGCCATCAAGGCCGAAGTGCCGCTGTCGGAAATGTTCGGCTACTCGACCACGCTGCGCTCGATGTCGCAAGGCCGCGCCACGTACACGATGGAGTTCAAGCACTACGCTGAAGCTCCGCGCAACGTTGCCGAAGCCATCGTGGCCGCACGGGCCAAGTAA
- the tuf gene encoding elongation factor Tu — translation MAKGKFTRTKPHVNVGTIGHVDHGKTTLTAAIATVLSAKFGGEAKAYDQIDAAPEEKARGITINTAHVEYETANRHYAHVDCPGHADYVKNMITGAAQMDGAILVCSAADGPMPQTREHILLARQVGVGYIIVFLNKCDMVDDAELLELVEMEVRELLDKYEFPGDDTPIIHGSAKLALEGDKGKLGEEAIMKLAEALDTYIPTPERAVDGTFLMPVEDVFSISGRGTVVTGAVERGVIKVGEEIEIVGIRPTVKTTCTGVEMFRKLLDQGQAGDNVGVLLRGTKREEVERGQVLCKPGSIKPHTHFTAEVYVLSKDEGGRHTPFFNNYRPQFYFRTTDVTGAIELPKDKEMVMPGDNVSITVKLINPIAMEEGLRFAIREGGRTVGSGVVAKILDI, via the coding sequence ATGGCAAAAGGTAAATTCACCCGCACCAAGCCGCACGTGAACGTGGGCACGATCGGTCACGTTGACCACGGCAAGACCACGCTGACGGCTGCGATCGCGACGGTGCTGTCGGCCAAGTTCGGCGGCGAAGCCAAGGCCTACGACCAGATCGACGCGGCGCCCGAAGAAAAGGCCCGCGGCATCACCATCAACACCGCCCACGTCGAGTACGAAACGGCCAACCGCCACTACGCACACGTCGACTGCCCCGGCCACGCCGACTACGTCAAGAACATGATCACCGGTGCCGCCCAGATGGACGGCGCCATTCTCGTGTGCTCGGCCGCCGACGGCCCGATGCCCCAGACCCGCGAGCACATCCTGCTGGCGCGTCAAGTGGGTGTGGGCTACATCATCGTCTTCCTGAACAAGTGCGACATGGTCGACGACGCCGAACTGCTCGAGCTCGTCGAAATGGAAGTGCGCGAGCTCCTGGACAAGTACGAGTTCCCTGGCGACGACACCCCCATCATCCACGGCTCGGCCAAGCTCGCCCTCGAAGGCGACAAGGGCAAGCTCGGTGAAGAAGCCATCATGAAGCTGGCCGAAGCGCTGGACACGTACATCCCGACGCCCGAGCGCGCCGTGGACGGCACCTTCCTGATGCCCGTCGAAGACGTGTTCTCGATCTCCGGCCGCGGCACCGTTGTGACCGGCGCCGTCGAGCGCGGCGTGATCAAGGTCGGCGAGGAAATCGAGATCGTCGGCATCCGCCCGACCGTCAAGACCACCTGCACCGGCGTGGAAATGTTCCGCAAGCTGCTGGACCAGGGCCAGGCTGGCGACAACGTGGGCGTGCTGCTGCGCGGCACCAAGCGCGAAGAAGTCGAGCGCGGCCAAGTGCTGTGCAAGCCCGGCTCGATCAAGCCGCACACGCACTTCACCGCCGAGGTGTACGTGCTGTCCAAGGACGAAGGTGGCCGTCACACGCCGTTCTTCAACAACTACCGTCCGCAGTTCTACTTCCGCACGACGGACGTGACCGGCGCGATCGAGCTGCCCAAGGACAAGGAAATGGTCATGCCTGGCGACAACGTCAGCATCACCGTGAAGCTGATCAACCCGATCGCGATGGAAGAAGGCCTGCGCTTCGCCATCCGTGAAGGCGGCCGCACCGTGGGTTCGGGCGTCGTGGCAAAGATCCTCGACATCTAA